In the genome of Alphaproteobacteria bacterium, one region contains:
- a CDS encoding site-specific integrase, with the protein MELTKKAIDGFTYQGDGKSRDVRWDGALPGFGVRIYPSGQKSFVLSFRAAGRKRLLVLGRCGPLNVDLARNRARRHLSALLDGKDPQGPRQAEALGSTMAELCRVYMERHGSRKLSRGDDQRRIDHYILPKWRNLKLQAIGRAEIAALHHKIGKRAPYEANRVLALVRKMINCARQWGLLEEGRPNPATGIALHPEKPRERWLTTEELPCLAKAVDEETNTYVRGALWLYLLTGARQNELLAARWDGIDWQRKELRLGETKAGSPHCVPLSGPAVAVLKSLPRQDGNPYILPGAKAGQHLVNIAKPWGKIRRRAGIEDVRLHDLRRTVGRSLAQAGSDLHLIGQVLNHSNLGTGAIYGRSREDVLHRALEDHGQRIMAAAGKHAAAGNIV; encoded by the coding sequence ATGGAGCTGACGAAGAAGGCGATAGACGGTTTCACGTACCAGGGCGACGGCAAGAGCCGCGACGTGCGTTGGGACGGCGCCTTGCCGGGCTTCGGCGTCCGGATCTACCCCAGTGGCCAGAAGTCCTTCGTGTTGTCGTTCCGGGCCGCCGGCCGCAAGCGCTTGCTGGTGCTGGGGCGCTGCGGCCCTCTGAACGTGGACCTGGCCCGAAATCGGGCGCGGCGCCATCTCAGCGCCTTGCTCGACGGCAAGGACCCACAGGGGCCACGACAGGCGGAGGCCCTTGGCAGCACCATGGCCGAGCTCTGCCGGGTCTATATGGAGCGCCACGGCAGCCGGAAGCTATCCAGGGGCGACGACCAGCGGCGGATCGACCACTACATCCTGCCCAAGTGGCGCAATTTGAAGCTGCAAGCGATTGGCCGTGCCGAGATCGCGGCCCTGCACCATAAGATCGGCAAACGGGCGCCCTATGAGGCCAACCGGGTGCTGGCCCTTGTCCGTAAGATGATCAACTGTGCCCGGCAGTGGGGCTTGCTGGAGGAGGGCCGCCCGAACCCGGCCACGGGCATTGCCCTCCATCCGGAGAAGCCCCGGGAGCGGTGGCTGACAACAGAAGAGCTACCCTGCCTCGCCAAGGCCGTCGATGAGGAAACCAATACCTACGTCCGGGGCGCCTTGTGGCTTTACCTGCTGACCGGTGCGCGGCAGAACGAGCTGCTGGCCGCCCGGTGGGACGGGATCGATTGGCAGCGAAAGGAACTCCGCCTGGGCGAGACCAAAGCCGGCAGCCCCCACTGCGTGCCGCTAAGTGGTCCAGCTGTAGCGGTGCTGAAGTCACTGCCCCGCCAGGATGGCAACCCCTACATCCTGCCTGGCGCGAAGGCCGGGCAGCATCTGGTCAACATCGCCAAGCCCTGGGGCAAGATCCGACGCCGAGCCGGAATCGAGGACGTGAGGCTCCACGACCTCCGACGTACGGTCGGGCGTTCGCTGGCTCAGGCCGGCAGCGATCTGCACCTGATCGGGCAGGTGCTGAACCATTCCAACCTCGGCACCGGCGCCATCTATGGCCGGAGCCGTGAGGATGTATTGCACCGGGCGCTGGAGGATCATGGCCAGCGGATCATGGCGGCGGCGGGCAAGCACGCTGCTGCGGGCAATATCGTCTAG
- a CDS encoding MBL fold metallo-hydrolase: MALEIKLLDLGDIELESSFLVQARDCGSNARVPTFGYLILGDDPILIDSGFRNPEIMSTLGMRGLQYREQLIENQLAKYDLTFKDVRYLLHTHLHIDHAGKDDQFPMSTTVVINRRELEYAVSGLMGGQYPAPDIKHLIDRLHTPRALRFLDLEGSDGIEIIPGVVCVAAGGHTEGSMNILVETAEGIANICGDVIYDISDQLLDPFHGVLEMEPAVTGNHGTTKRQEQLAMKKIVNSCRFVCPIHDRPGVIERGEVVGRMHDKIPGPITKSFPRRRWFAA, from the coding sequence ATGGCGCTGGAAATCAAGCTTCTCGACCTCGGTGATATCGAACTGGAATCAAGCTTCCTCGTGCAGGCCCGGGATTGCGGCTCCAACGCCCGCGTGCCGACCTTCGGCTATCTCATCCTGGGTGACGATCCGATCCTGATCGACAGCGGCTTCCGCAATCCCGAGATCATGTCGACGCTGGGCATGCGCGGCCTGCAGTACCGCGAGCAGCTGATCGAGAACCAGTTGGCCAAGTACGACCTGACCTTCAAGGACGTGCGCTACCTGCTGCACACCCACCTGCACATCGACCACGCCGGCAAGGACGATCAGTTTCCCATGTCGACGACGGTGGTCATCAACCGGCGCGAGCTCGAATACGCGGTCTCGGGGTTGATGGGCGGGCAATACCCGGCCCCCGACATCAAGCACCTGATCGACCGTCTGCACACGCCACGCGCCCTGCGCTTCCTCGATCTCGAGGGATCCGACGGTATCGAGATCATACCCGGTGTGGTCTGCGTCGCGGCCGGCGGCCACACCGAGGGCTCGATGAACATCCTGGTCGAAACCGCGGAAGGCATCGCCAACATCTGCGGCGACGTGATCTACGATATCAGCGATCAGCTTCTCGATCCCTTTCACGGCGTGCTCGAGATGGAACCCGCCGTTACCGGCAACCACGGCACCACCAAACGCCAGGAGCAATTGGCCATGAAGAAGATCGTCAACTCCTGCCGTTTCGTCTGCCCCATCCACGATCGGCCCGGCGTCATCGAACGGGGCGAGGTGGTTGGTCGCATGCATGACAAGATCCCCGGGCCGATAACCAAGTCGTTCCCCAGGCGCCGCTGGTTCGCCGCCTGA